The sequence below is a genomic window from Nocardia fluminea.
GCGTCGCGAAACTGTCGTAGATGTGCTGGTACTGATCGGCGTCGGTCATCTTCACCCGCAACGAGGCGGGCAAGGGCGAGTCGGAGATGTACTGCACCATCTCGGGCTGATCCGCGAACAGCTTCTTCGCCTCCTCCAGCGCGTCGGCGCGGTTGAGGAACTGCACGCTCTCCACCCCCGAGGTCTGCTTGAGGTCGGCGAGCAGCGACTTGCACGGGTCGGCCGCGCAGTCGGGATCGTTGTCGGACACGGCGTCGTCGAGGTAGAAACGCACCTCGAGGCGGCCGATGAAGAAGTTCTCGGTCTTGTCGGCCATCCGCACCGACAGCATGCCGCCGCCGAGCATCATCAGCGACACCGCCGTGGTCAGGATCATCGCGATGGTCATCGTGAGATTGCGGCGCAGGCCGTCGACGACCTCGGTGAACAGGAAACTCAGTCGCATTATCGACCCACCCCGTAGACGCCGGTCGCTTCGTCGCGCACGAGTCTGCCGTGGTCGAGTTCCACCACCCGCCTTCGCATGGCGTCGACGATGTGATTGTCGTGCGTGGCCATCAGCACCGTGGTGCCGACGCGATTGATCCGCTCCAGCAGCGCCATGATGTCGGCGCTGGTGTCGGGGTCGAGATTGCCGGTCGGCTCGTCGGCCAGCAGGACCAGCGGCCGGTTGACGAACGCGCGCGCGATCGCGACCCGCTGCTGCTCACCACCGGACAGCTCCGACGGCAACCGCTGCCCCTTACCGCCGAGCCCGACCATGTCGAGCACCTCGGGCACCGTCCGCTCGATGAACTGACGACGCTTGCCGATCACCTCCAGCGCGAACGCCACGTTCTGTTCCACGGTCTTCTGCTGCAACAGCCGGAAGTCCTGGAACACGCAGCCGATCCGCTGCCGCAACTTGGGCACCTTCCGGCCCGGCAACCGGTCGACGCGGAAATCCGCGACCCGGATCTCGCCCGATGTCGGCGCCTCTTCCTTGAGCAGGAGCCGCATGAACGTCGACTTGCCCGAACCGGACGGGCCGATGATGAAGACGAACTCGCCTTTTTCCACATCGACGGAAACGTTGTCCAGCGCCGGTCGCGTCGAGGTCTCGTACGACTTGGTCACGTTGCGCATGGTGATCACGGGGAGCCAGTGTAACCAGCGAACGGACCGCTTCAGCGGGACGCGGCGCGCCGGTCAGCGGTTGGCGTCGGGATTCACCCAGGTCGGCACGGCATTGAGGAACGTCGTCGGGCCCTCGGCCGTGGTATCGGTGGGCTTGACGAACAGGTACACGACAAACGTCGACAGCCACGCCGCCATCAGGATCGCTGTGGACTTACGTGGTTTCACTGATTCCCTCCTTACGCAGGGCCGCGGCGACGCGCACGCGCAGTTCGCGACCCACTTCGAATTGTTTGCCTGGCAACGTGCGGGCAACCATCCGGATGTTCATCACGTCCAGCGAGAGATCTTCGACACCCATCACCGACGGCTCGTCGAGCAGCAGCGGCTTGAGGCGGCGATCCTCGTAGGCCTTGGTGCAGACCGCGTGCAAGATCTCGTTGATCTTGGTGATGTCGGCCTGCGCGGAGACCGGGACGTCGATCGCGGCGCGCGCCCAATCCTTGGACAGATTGGTGACTTTCACGATCTGCCCGTTGGGGACGATGATCACCTCGCCGTCGGAATTGCGCAGCGTGGTGATGCGCAGGGTCACGTCCTCGACGGTGCCCTCGGCCACCTCGGCGGAGCCGGTGACCGAGATCTGCACCACGTCACCGAAGCCGTACTGGCGCTCGGTGATCAGGAAGAACCCGGCCAGGATGTCCTGGACGATGCGCTGCGCGCCGAAACCGAGCGCGGCACCGAGCACCGCCGCGGGCGCGACCAGGCCCGTCACCGCGAAGCCGAGCCTGCGCAGCACCTCCATGCCGACCAGCACGTACACGATGGTCAGCACCACCCACGTGACCACCTGGGCCAGCGCGTGCCGGTGCTTGGCCGCTTCGGTGCGGACCAGGGCGTCGCTGGTCTGGAAACCCGAGTCGATCTTGGTCGTCACCCGGTCGCGTAGGAACGCGGCGAACCGGCCGAACAGCATCGCGCCGACGATCAGCAGAACGATTTCGAGCCCACTGGAACGCATCCAGTCGGTGATCTCGGGTCCGCTGCTGGCCGCGAGGACGTCGGTCATCGCGTCTCCTTCATGGACCTGCACAGGCACAGTTTCGGTTCGGTCGAACGCACACCAGAAAGGTTACAGGTCGGTCACGGCGTCCGGTCAAACGTGGTGAAGGGCACGGTTCGCGAGCGAACAGCTGGCTACGCGTCGTCCTGATCGCGCATGCGCCAACGGATTCCGGATTCGATGAAGCCGTCGATGTCACCGTCGAGCACCGCGCTCGGATTGTTGACTTCGTGGTTGGTGCGCAGGTCCTTGACCATCTGGTACGGGTGCAGCACGTAGGAACGCATCTGGTTGCCCCACGAGGCGCCCTCGTTGGTCTTGAGCGCGTCCATCGTGGCGCGCTCCTCCTGGCGCTTGCGTTCGAGCAGCTTGGCCTGCAGCACACGCATGGCCGAGATCTTGTTCTGCAGCTGCGACTTCTCGTTCTGGCAGGTCACGACGATGCCGGTGGGAATGTGGGTCAGGCGCACCGCGGAGTCGGTGGTGTTGACCGACTGGCCGCCGGGGCCCGACGAGCGGTACACGTCGACCCGGATCTCGCCTTCGGGGATCTCGATGTGGTCGGTCGTCTCCACCACGGGCAGGACCTCGACCTCGGCGAAGGAGGTCTGGCGACGGCCCTGATTGTCGAACGGGCTGATCCGGACCAGGCGGTGCGTGCCCATCTCCACTGACAGCGTGCCGTAGGCGTAGGGCGCCTTCACCGCGAAGGTGGCGCTCTTGAGGCCGGCTTCCTCGGCGTAGGAGGTGTCGTAGACCTCGACGGGGAACTTGTGCCGCTCGGCCCAGCGGATGTACATGCGCATCAGCATCATCGCCCAGTCGGCGGCGTCGACGCCGCCGGCGCCGGAACGGATGTTGACCAGCGCGTCACGCTTGTCGTACTCGCCCGAGAGCAGGGTGCGCACCTCCATCGCCTCGACGTCCACGCGCAGTGCGGCGCGCTCGGCATCGGCGTCGGCGGTGGCTTCGGCGGCGGCGGCGTCTTCTTCGGCCTCGGCCAGCTCGTAGAGCACCGGCAGGTCCTCCAGCCGCTGGCGCAGATCCTCGACACGGCGCAATTCGCTCTGCGCGTGCGAGAGCTCACTGGTCACCTGCTGGGCGTGCTCCTGGTTGTTCCACAGCTCGGGATCGGCGGCCTGGTGCTCGAGTTCGTCGATGCGGCGGCGTAGCTCCTCGACATCGAGAACCGACTCGACCGTCTTGAGCGTGGTGTCGAGTTCTGCGAGGTCGGCGATAACGTCAGGATGCACGATTTCCTAGGCTACCGGTTTCCTCCGACACGGTGCCTATTCGGTCAGCTTGCGAGGGACCGCAGGCCGCCGGGGCGGCGTCCGACCAGCTGGTCCAAGGCGTTGGCGCTGGCCTCGTCGGCCGGGAGCAGGACGTAGAGCGACTGGTCGTCGTCGACGGACAGATCCAGCGATTCATAGGCCAATCGCAGCGTGCCCGCCTCGGGATGGTTCAGGCGGTCGGTACCCCCCGACGGCGGCAGTCCGGGCAGGGTCGCGAGTCGATGGGTGAAGGCGGTGCCCGCGGTGACCGTGAGCTCGTCGACCAGGGCGGCGACCATCGGATCGGCGCGGAACGGCCCCTGTTTGAGCGAAGCGACCAGCTTGTCGGCGGCCGCGTCCCACTCCGGGTACAGCTCCCGCGCGCCGGGATGGGTGAAGACGAATCGGGCGAGGTCGGCGGGCTCACCCTGCTCGAACAGCCCCGAGGGCGCCATCAACTTCCGGTAGCCCTCGGTGCAGGCCAGGATCTCGGTGCAGCGGTTGGTGATCGCGGCGGGCGCGGGTTCGAGCTGGGCGAGGATCGCCAGAACCGTCGGACGCACCGTGCGGTTGGGGCCGTTCTCGGCGGCGCCACAACTGAACCCGGACACGCCCTTGCTGAGCTGGTGCAGGTGGACGCGCTCGCGAGGACTCAGCCGCAACGTCTCGGCCAGCGCGGACAACACCTGAGCGGAGGGATGACTGTCGCGACCCTGTTCGAGCCGGATCAGATACTCGACGCTGACGCCGGCCAGCATGGCGACTTCGGCGCGGCGCAGACCCGGCGTGCGCCTGCGTTGCCCGGTGGGCAGGCCGACCTCGGCGGGGGAGACCGCTTCGCGGCGGGTCCGCAGGAACAGCCCGAGTTCGTTGTCGCTCACCTCATCGACGGTACCCAGCGCCGCGCCGCGCAGAGTGGCCGTGCCACTACCACTCTCAGCGTGGTCTCCCTGCGATGCTCGCGGTCGACGAGATTCGGTCGTACCGGCTGATCGGGCCGGTTCGACCAAGAGGAGAACACCGTGTCCACCCTGAAGCTCGCGATCATCATCGGCAGCGTTCGTGAGGGCCGATTCGGCCCCGTCGTCGCGAACTGGTTCGCACAGCAGGTAGACGACCGCTTCGAGATCGACATCATCGACCTCGCGGACACCACGCTGCCCGCCCTCCCCGCCGTGCCGCCCGCCCTTGACCCCGACCCCGTCCGCCCCGCCGGCATGCGCGACCTCACCGACCGCCTGGCCAACGCCGACGCCTACGTCATCGTCACCCCCGACTACAACCGCAGTTACCCCGCCGCCCTCAAAGCCGCCATCGACTGGCACTTCACCCAATGGGACGCCAAGGCGATCGGCTTCGTCGGCTACAGCGGCGGTTCCGGCGGACTGCTGGCCATCGAACACCTGCGTCAGGTCTTCAACGAACTCAACGCCCACACCGTCCGCAACTACGTCTCGTTCCCGCGCTACTACATGCTCTTCGACGAGAACGGCCGACTGCGCGACCCGCAGGAGCCCGAAGCGGCCGCCGCGGCCCTGCTCGACCAGTTGCACTGGTGGACAAGTGCTCTGGTCGCGGCGAAAACAGGACAGGTCGTGGCCTGACCAGGCGTTTCGCTCTGTTTGCGAACTCCCGGCCTGCGCCACTGAGCCGGGGCAGGGAACGGCAACGGCGTTCGCGGCGCCGCGAACTCGAGCGCGTCGGCTCGGCGAATACACTCCCACCGTGGCTGCCTACTCCGCTGATCTGGACCTTGCCCTGCGACTGGCCGGCCAGGCCGACGCCATCTCGCAGGAGCGCTTCGGCGCCGTCGACCTGAAAGTCGACTCGAAACCGGATCTCACCCCGGTCTCGGATGCCGATCTCGCG
It includes:
- the ftsE gene encoding cell division ATP-binding protein FtsE — its product is MITMRNVTKSYETSTRPALDNVSVDVEKGEFVFIIGPSGSGKSTFMRLLLKEEAPTSGEIRVADFRVDRLPGRKVPKLRQRIGCVFQDFRLLQQKTVEQNVAFALEVIGKRRQFIERTVPEVLDMVGLGGKGQRLPSELSGGEQQRVAIARAFVNRPLVLLADEPTGNLDPDTSADIMALLERINRVGTTVLMATHDNHIVDAMRRRVVELDHGRLVRDEATGVYGVGR
- a CDS encoding mechanosensitive ion channel family protein — encoded protein: MTDVLAASSGPEITDWMRSSGLEIVLLIVGAMLFGRFAAFLRDRVTTKIDSGFQTSDALVRTEAAKHRHALAQVVTWVVLTIVYVLVGMEVLRRLGFAVTGLVAPAAVLGAALGFGAQRIVQDILAGFFLITERQYGFGDVVQISVTGSAEVAEGTVEDVTLRITTLRNSDGEVIIVPNGQIVKVTNLSKDWARAAIDVPVSAQADITKINEILHAVCTKAYEDRRLKPLLLDEPSVMGVEDLSLDVMNIRMVARTLPGKQFEVGRELRVRVAAALRKEGISETT
- the prfB gene encoding peptide chain release factor 2, with the translated sequence MHPDVIADLAELDTTLKTVESVLDVEELRRRIDELEHQAADPELWNNQEHAQQVTSELSHAQSELRRVEDLRQRLEDLPVLYELAEAEEDAAAAEATADADAERAALRVDVEAMEVRTLLSGEYDKRDALVNIRSGAGGVDAADWAMMLMRMYIRWAERHKFPVEVYDTSYAEEAGLKSATFAVKAPYAYGTLSVEMGTHRLVRISPFDNQGRRQTSFAEVEVLPVVETTDHIEIPEGEIRVDVYRSSGPGGQSVNTTDSAVRLTHIPTGIVVTCQNEKSQLQNKISAMRVLQAKLLERKRQEERATMDALKTNEGASWGNQMRSYVLHPYQMVKDLRTNHEVNNPSAVLDGDIDGFIESGIRWRMRDQDDA
- a CDS encoding helix-turn-helix transcriptional regulator, coding for MSDNELGLFLRTRREAVSPAEVGLPTGQRRRTPGLRRAEVAMLAGVSVEYLIRLEQGRDSHPSAQVLSALAETLRLSPRERVHLHQLSKGVSGFSCGAAENGPNRTVRPTVLAILAQLEPAPAAITNRCTEILACTEGYRKLMAPSGLFEQGEPADLARFVFTHPGARELYPEWDAAADKLVASLKQGPFRADPMVAALVDELTVTAGTAFTHRLATLPGLPPSGGTDRLNHPEAGTLRLAYESLDLSVDDDQSLYVLLPADEASANALDQLVGRRPGGLRSLAS
- a CDS encoding NADPH-dependent FMN reductase — its product is MSTLKLAIIIGSVREGRFGPVVANWFAQQVDDRFEIDIIDLADTTLPALPAVPPALDPDPVRPAGMRDLTDRLANADAYVIVTPDYNRSYPAALKAAIDWHFTQWDAKAIGFVGYSGGSGGLLAIEHLRQVFNELNAHTVRNYVSFPRYYMLFDENGRLRDPQEPEAAAAALLDQLHWWTSALVAAKTGQVVA